The following are from one region of the Rosistilla carotiformis genome:
- a CDS encoding phospholipase D-like domain-containing protein, with translation MIWIVAYVSSVVGAFLTILAMTIIRNDQRHSIGRIGWLGLVLLSPPIGLILFLWLGGRKISAEHETRDLVDIPAQPGNDEPPRDDFEDLLLHRGLHRPTAGNQLRLLAGVAETRAAFLELIDSAEEAIYVTTFILDDREAANRIVDRLCARAEEGLQVRLMCDGFGSFQVSEEQLERVRRAGGKAERFKPMSQLSRLAYLNFRNHRKLAVVDGKRAILGGANLVQEQIAPHADEDSWLDLSLWIEGPAAVQLQAVFCSDWNFETKEDLPPTKLEDYDGEKAKHGARLTVMPIGPDGPDVILDDFWLYAIHQAKQRIWIATPYFIPPPLAMRSLESACRRGVDVRIMVPQESDLRPVDYARFDYFDDLEELGATLLRYPDKMVHAKVGIVDDRVALAGSANFDLRSFFLNYELSVVAHDSETIALLADWFDAMSKKCAHGVTDRSRIRAVMATAVRMFASEL, from the coding sequence ATGATATGGATCGTCGCTTACGTCAGCAGTGTCGTCGGCGCGTTTTTGACGATTCTCGCCATGACAATCATCCGCAACGATCAACGGCACAGCATCGGCCGCATCGGCTGGCTCGGTCTGGTGCTGCTGTCGCCACCCATTGGATTGATCCTGTTCCTATGGCTCGGCGGCCGCAAGATCTCTGCTGAACACGAGACCCGCGACCTCGTCGATATTCCGGCACAGCCGGGGAACGATGAGCCGCCACGCGACGATTTCGAGGACCTTCTGCTGCATCGCGGCCTGCATCGTCCGACCGCAGGGAACCAACTCCGCCTGCTCGCGGGGGTCGCCGAAACGCGAGCTGCCTTCCTGGAGCTTATCGATTCGGCGGAAGAAGCGATCTATGTGACAACATTCATTTTGGATGATCGCGAAGCCGCCAACCGGATCGTTGACCGCTTGTGCGCGCGGGCGGAAGAAGGACTTCAAGTCCGGCTGATGTGCGATGGATTTGGATCGTTCCAAGTCTCCGAGGAGCAATTGGAACGAGTCCGTAGAGCCGGTGGCAAGGCGGAGCGGTTTAAGCCGATGTCGCAGCTGAGTCGGCTGGCCTACCTCAACTTCCGCAACCATCGCAAACTGGCCGTTGTCGATGGCAAACGGGCGATTCTTGGAGGGGCGAACCTGGTGCAGGAACAGATCGCTCCCCACGCCGACGAGGATAGTTGGTTGGATTTGAGTCTCTGGATCGAAGGGCCCGCCGCGGTGCAATTGCAGGCGGTCTTCTGCAGCGATTGGAACTTCGAAACGAAAGAAGACTTGCCTCCCACAAAACTGGAGGACTACGACGGCGAGAAGGCGAAACATGGGGCGCGGCTGACCGTCATGCCGATCGGGCCTGATGGCCCCGATGTCATCTTGGACGACTTCTGGCTGTACGCGATCCACCAAGCGAAGCAGCGGATCTGGATCGCGACTCCCTATTTCATCCCGCCGCCACTGGCGATGCGTTCGCTCGAATCCGCGTGCCGACGCGGCGTCGATGTGCGGATCATGGTCCCTCAAGAGAGCGACCTGCGGCCGGTCGACTACGCCCGTTTCGACTACTTCGACGATCTCGAAGAACTCGGCGCCACGCTGCTGCGGTATCCGGACAAGATGGTCCACGCGAAGGTGGGAATCGTCGACGATCGCGTTGCGCTAGCGGGGTCGGCCAATTTTGATCTGCGTTCGTTTTTCCTGAACTACGAACTTTCGGTTGTCGCCCACGACAGCGAAACGATTGCGTTGCTAGCCGATTGGTTCGACGCGATGTCGAAAAAGTGCGCCCACGGAGTGACCGACCGCTCCCGAATCCGCGCCGTGATGGCGACCGCGGTGCGGATGTTTGCATCGGAACTGTAG